The window GCTGGCCCTGGCCCAGGTCCCCGCCAGCCTCTCCACTGGCGTCACCGCCCTCTTCTACGTGTATGAGAAGGCGGAGATCCCGGCCGCCCTCACGGTGGTGACCGTCCTCCTCAAGGTCAGCTTCGGCGTGCCCATCCTCCTGATGGGCGGGGGGTTCGTCGGGCTCGCGGCCTCCTCGGTGGTCGTCAACGGGATCACCCTGGCCTTGCTCAGCGGCATCGCTTTCCGGACCTTCTTCCGCCCACGCTGGGAGGACGATCCGGCCCTGCGGCGGGAGATGATCCGCGAATCCGCCCCTCTGATGCTGAACCATCTCCTGGCCACCCTGTTCTTCAAGATCGATGTCCCCATCCTCCAGGCGTTGAAAGGGGATGTGCAGGTGGGGTGGTATAGCACCGCTTACAAGTGGCTGGACGCGCTGAACATCATCCCTGCCTACACGACCTTCGCGGTGTTCCCGGTGATCTCCCGGCAGGCGGCCGGCTCGACAGAGGCCATGCGGCGTTCGGTGATCCTCACCCTCAAAGGTCTGGCAGCGATCGCCGTCTTCACCGCGGTGCTCTTCACCTTCCTGGCCGAGCCCCTCTCATATCTCCTGGGGGGCGCCCAGTATCTCCCCCATGCGGCCATCGCCCTGCGCATCATGATCTGGTCCATCCCCATCGGGTGGATGAACAGCCTGATCAACTATGTGCTGGTGGCCCTGGGCCGACAGCGTTACCAGACCAAAGCCTTCCTGATCGCCCTGGGGTTCAACGCTCTGTCGAACCTGCTGGCGATCCCGCTCTTCGGGTATGTGGCGGCGGCGGTGATCACCATCCTGTCCGAGATCGTCGAGGGGCTCGCTTTCTATTACGACCTGCGGCGGAGGATGGGGCCGTTGCCTTGGGGGGAGATCCTGGGGCGGCCGCTTCTGGCGGGTGTCGTCATGGGTGGCCTCATGGCCGCCCTCTGGAGGACGACGCCGGTCCTCGCCCTGCCTTTAGGTGCCCTCGGTTATGGGCTCGCCTGGTGGATGCTGCAGCCCTTCACACCGGAGGAGTCGGCCCGGATCCGTGAGATGCTCCCACTGCGCCGCTCCCCCCCGGTTTAGTCTGTGCCCTCCTCAAAGGGATCCCACGCCGGGTTCGTGTAGGCCCAGCGACAATGGATGTGATCGTTGGCGTTGCAGATCAGATCGTGGGAGCAACGACGGGCAAGGACCCGATAGGCCATGTCGGAGAGATGATCGCTGCGGGGGTAGATCCGCTGCTCCAGCAACGCCACCTCGGTCTTCAGGATCGGACAGTAGCGGGTTTCCACCAGATACCATGCCATGGATGCCCCCTCTCAAAAAGGATCACCCGCTTTGATCCTATTCCGAAGCGCCCAGGGGGATGAAGTGCTTTTCTTCAGGTGTGGAGGGTGAGGATCGTCCGATTCCGGGGGGACGAAATGGGATTCGGCCCTCAGCGACTTCGTTTTCCTGCGACCCCAAGGACCAGACCCATCAGCCCGCCTGCCATGGCCATCCCCAGGCCGATCCGCAGGCTCCCCGGCCGGAACCGCAACGTCACCCGGTGACGTCCCGGGGGCACCTCCACGCCCCGGAAGACGGCGTTGGTCCGGTAGATGGGAACGTGGAGGCCATCCACTGTCGCTTGCCAGCCGGGGTAAAAGGTGTCCGAGAGGACCAGCAGGGCGGGAGCGTCCGTCTCCACATCCAGGATGACCTCGTTCGGGCTGTAGCGAGCGACCCCGATCCGTCCTCGACCTTCCCCGTTGAGCCGCGGCCCGTTCTGGACGACGGCGATCTCCTCCGGACGGAAGCGTTCGTCCAGCACCCGTTTCAGCGCCTCGCCGTAGTGGTCCACGATCTCCGTTCGGTAAACCAGCCAGACTCGGGGGAGGGCTCCGGTGTGGAGGTGGATGTCGATAGCCGGGTCGTCCACGAAAACAGGCCAGATCCCCTCGCCGCCGGGAGGAGCCCCTTTGGGGACCACAATGTATTTGACCCCCAGCATCCGGTAAGCAGGATGGGTCGCGGAGGGGATCCACCAGCGCAGGATGTTGAATTCCCGGAGCTCCATCGGGTTGCCTGTTCCCTGGGGGACCTCGAAGCCGGCCATCTGCAGAGCGATGGGGGGCCAGAGGTCGCGCGCCGCCGGATCCACATCCACCCGGAACCAGCCGGGATCCGCCCGCAGGAAGCGCAGGGCCTGCGGATGAGGATCCCGGTGAGGCGGGGAGGGTTCCGCTTCGGCGGTGGCTCCCAGGGCTACCAGCTCGGCGGTCAAAAGCAGCGGCAGGGCGGGACGAAGCCATGTCCTCCCCTGTGAGATCGCCCAGCCGGACAGAGCGGTTCCCCACGCCAGGAAGGCGGCGAAACGCAGCCCGGTTACGGCGCGCGCCCGGGCGGGCCCCTCCGGGGCTTCCGCAGCCCAGCGCGGGGCGACCCCCCAGAGCACCAGCCCGCCCATCGACAACGCCAGGGCCCAGAGAATGAGGGTCCGCGGGCACGAACGTCGAAGCTGTTCAACCCCCATGGCCCCGGCGATGGCCAGCGCGAAGGAAACCAGATAGATCGCCCGGGCGGTCTTCCAGGTCTCCGAGAACAGGGGGAGCCGAGCCAGGGCAGGGTAGAGCGGCCCCTGGTAGCCAAGGGAGAACAGCAGCGCCAGCGTGCCCAGGCCGATCAGCGCCCACGTCCGACGAAACCGCAAGGTCCCCAACAGCCCCAGCAGGGCCAGATACAGGGTCACCGATCCCACGTAGCCGCTCTCCACTCGATTTGCCGGAAGCCAGAACTGGTCAGCTCCCCGCCCGTGGAAGAGCGGGCTGAGGAGATCGATGAGCATCGCGGGTGGGAATTCATACCCCCGCCGTTGTTCAAGGGGAACGCCGGCTCGATCCGTCAGGGGGAGCCGCTCCAGACCGGGGAGGAGGGAGGGGGCAGCCAGGGCGATGCCCAGCAGCCCGGCTAAGGCCAGCCGTCCGATTCGGTAGAAGCCCCGAGGCCATCCACCCGCTGCCGCCTGTCCGAGAGCGTAAAGCCCTACAGTGAGCATCCCATACAGCGCCGCCTGACCGTGCCCGGAAAGGAGGAGCAGGGCGATGGGGAGGGCACCGAGGGGGATCCTGCGGGTTCGCCGCGCGGCTTGGTCCACACCGGCCAGTGCCCACGGGAGCCAGGCCATTGCGTCGTTGAACTGAGGGTGGCCCAGGTGGACCACAAATGGGTCCGAGAACATATAAGCGAGGGCGCCGGTGAGGGCTGCGGAGCGTCCCAGCCTCCAGATCGGCGAACGACGCAGATACACATACATCCCGACTCCGGCCAGCCACAGGCTGAAGGCACCGCGCAGCAGCACCCATCCCGGTGGGATCGGGGAAGCCATGAAGAGGGGCCAGTTGAGGGGGTTGAACAAACCATATTGCCCCTCAGAGAAGATGGGGTCCCCTCCCAGCATTCGGGGGTTCCACAGCGGAAGGACGCCGCGTCCCAGCTCTTCGGCCACGAAGGACCAGACCGGATACAGTTGCCCCCACAGATCGCCGCCTCCCTTGGGGAAGCGGTATCCGGCGATCCAGAGGGGCCAGAAGAAGAGGGCCGTCGCGCCGATCAGGAACAGCGCCGGCATCCCGTCCCGGCGGACGGCCCGGAGGATTCCCCTCCAGCGGGCGAGCGTGGACGTTTCATCGGCGATGATCATCAAGGCTCTTGCCACATCCGGCGGCTTGGAGGCTCTTCCTCACATGGGATCCAGGGGATCGGCATCCGGCTGCCGCGCGGGACGAGGATCCACGCGGCCTATGCCCTCGCGCGCTTCCCCGGTCGAGGGCCCGCTAAGGAAGGCGGGCCAGGGCCTGTTCCAGGTCGGCCAGCAAATCGTCCGGGTCCTCGATGCCCAGCGAGAGACGGACCAGGTTGTCCGTGATGCCGATGGCGGACCGCTCCTCGGGGTCCATCTCATAGTAGGACATCAGGGCGGGCTGTTCGATCAGGCTCTCCACCCCGCCCAGGCTGGGCGCGATATACGGGATGCGCAGGGCGTCGATGAAGCGGGAGGTGCCCTCGCGATCCGCAGCGACTTCGAAGGTGACCACCCCCCCGAACCCACGCATCAGGCGGCGGGCGACGGCGTGATCCGGATGGGAGGGCAGCCCCGGATACCAGACCCGGCGGATGCGGGGATGGGCGCTGAGGAACTCGGCCACCCGCATGCCGTTCTCGTTCTGCCGGTGCACCCGCAGGGCCAGGGTCTTTAGGCCCCGCAGGACCAGATAAGCCGCGTGGGGATCCAGGATGCCCCCGATCATCGCCTGCATCTCCCGCAGCCCGGCGATCAGGTCGGCGGATCCTGCCACCACCCCGGCCATCACATCGTTGTGGCCGGAGAGATACTTGGTGGCGCTGTGGATCACGAGGTCGATCCCGTAATCCAGAGGGCGCAGGTTGATGGGGGTGGCGAAGGTGGCGTCCACCACCGTGCGGATGCGGCGCCGACGGGCGATCTCCGCCAGCCGCTCCAGGTCCATCACCCGCAGATACGGGTTGGTCGGGGTCTCCGTGAAGATGAGCCGGGTGTTGGGCCGGATCGCGGCCTCGAGGGCTTCGAAATCCCCGATGGGCACCACCGTGGCCTCCACGCCGAAGCGGCGCAAGAACTGGAGCACGAACTGGCGGGTGCGCCGGTAGGCGTCTTCCGTGACGATCAGGTGGGCTCCGCTGCGCAGGGAGGCGAAGAGGATGGCGGTGACCGCGGCCATGCCGGAGGAGAAGGCTGCCGCGGCCTCCGCCCCTTCCAGGGCAGCCACCCGGGCCTCCAGGGCGGCGACGGTGGGGTTCCCGTAGCGCCCGTAATCCACGCGGCCGCCGGCCGCGCCCCACTGCCGGGCCTCCTGGAAGGCGATCAGGTCCGCCGTGTCCCGGAACGCGTAGGTGGCGGTCTGGACGATGGGCGGGACCACCGCGTGGTAGGGGTTATGGCGCTCCGCGCCGCCATGCACCGCCCGCGTGGATGGGCCGCGGATCTCCAGCGAGGTGGCGCATCCGGTTTCCGTCTGCAGTTCCATCGCCGGCACCTCCTTTATCCGTTGCGGAAGAAGATGATGCGATCCTTCGACCACCTCTGAGACGGATGGGAGGAGCAAGGCGAGGCCTGTAGGGATAACAAAAAGGCCCCTTCTGGGAAAAGGGGCCTCGCGTCAGGCCACCCTTATCTCCCAGAAGCGCGGCGAACGCTTCTGCCGGACTTGGCACCTTACCCGCGCGGCCGTTCGCCGGTCGGCCGCCCGCTACGGCGGGCAGGTTGCCGGGGCTTCATCGGGCCGGGTCCCTCCACCCACTCTGGATAAGAGCGGCACCTATATTCGGTTGTTTGGAATGATTA is drawn from Thermoflexus hugenholtzii and contains these coding sequences:
- a CDS encoding PLP-dependent aspartate aminotransferase family protein, whose product is MELQTETGCATSLEIRGPSTRAVHGGAERHNPYHAVVPPIVQTATYAFRDTADLIAFQEARQWGAAGGRVDYGRYGNPTVAALEARVAALEGAEAAAAFSSGMAAVTAILFASLRSGAHLIVTEDAYRRTRQFVLQFLRRFGVEATVVPIGDFEALEAAIRPNTRLIFTETPTNPYLRVMDLERLAEIARRRRIRTVVDATFATPINLRPLDYGIDLVIHSATKYLSGHNDVMAGVVAGSADLIAGLREMQAMIGGILDPHAAYLVLRGLKTLALRVHRQNENGMRVAEFLSAHPRIRRVWYPGLPSHPDHAVARRLMRGFGGVVTFEVAADREGTSRFIDALRIPYIAPSLGGVESLIEQPALMSYYEMDPEERSAIGITDNLVRLSLGIEDPDDLLADLEQALARLP
- a CDS encoding YfhO family protein; its protein translation is MIIADETSTLARWRGILRAVRRDGMPALFLIGATALFFWPLWIAGYRFPKGGGDLWGQLYPVWSFVAEELGRGVLPLWNPRMLGGDPIFSEGQYGLFNPLNWPLFMASPIPPGWVLLRGAFSLWLAGVGMYVYLRRSPIWRLGRSAALTGALAYMFSDPFVVHLGHPQFNDAMAWLPWALAGVDQAARRTRRIPLGALPIALLLLSGHGQAALYGMLTVGLYALGQAAAGGWPRGFYRIGRLALAGLLGIALAAPSLLPGLERLPLTDRAGVPLEQRRGYEFPPAMLIDLLSPLFHGRGADQFWLPANRVESGYVGSVTLYLALLGLLGTLRFRRTWALIGLGTLALLFSLGYQGPLYPALARLPLFSETWKTARAIYLVSFALAIAGAMGVEQLRRSCPRTLILWALALSMGGLVLWGVAPRWAAEAPEGPARARAVTGLRFAAFLAWGTALSGWAISQGRTWLRPALPLLLTAELVALGATAEAEPSPPHRDPHPQALRFLRADPGWFRVDVDPAARDLWPPIALQMAGFEVPQGTGNPMELREFNILRWWIPSATHPAYRMLGVKYIVVPKGAPPGGEGIWPVFVDDPAIDIHLHTGALPRVWLVYRTEIVDHYGEALKRVLDERFRPEEIAVVQNGPRLNGEGRGRIGVARYSPNEVILDVETDAPALLVLSDTFYPGWQATVDGLHVPIYRTNAVFRGVEVPPGRHRVTLRFRPGSLRIGLGMAMAGGLMGLVLGVAGKRSR